In Humulus lupulus chromosome 6, drHumLupu1.1, whole genome shotgun sequence, a single genomic region encodes these proteins:
- the LOC133781517 gene encoding transcription factor MYB60-like gives MYIKTLTYKQNHTQIGIQTKKKPSSSSSSSSLYHHISMRKQSPSSTNGSGSSGKTTPCCSKVGIKRGPWTAEEDEVLAKFIRKEGEGRWRTLPKRAGLLRCGKSCRLRWMNYLRPSVKRGHIAPDEEDLILRLHRLLGNRWSLIAGRIPGRTDNEIKNYWNTHLSKKLINQGIDPRTHKPFNQTLDHHHHHHQQHHHDHHSNINKASSSSALIPPAIPNKIQAPFLSTVPEEQEEELVAPPSTTTEHLHHQDHEAAATAQIINEITNKENNNGYNISFDDLLVGGGGGGGHHDHDDNNGDLYNHVGYENFGLRMIKSSTNDHHLVNIMGNEDHQENHNNNNNNNNNNHNHNHNHEDMNYCSDDVLFSSFLNSIINEDAFLSGHHHDHHQQQQQPVLLPNHHLHHQDPLLFPVINNNSSSNGFCFDQPK, from the exons atgtatataaaaaccTTAACCTATAAGCAAAACCACACACAAATTGGGATCCAAACCAAGAAGAAGCCATCgtcgtcatcatcatcatcatcgttaTATCATCATATATCCATGAGGAAGCAATCACCTTCGTCAACAAATGGCAGTGGCAGCAGTGGTAAAACGACGCCGTGTTGCAGCAAGGTGGGGATAAAGAGAGGGCCGTGGACGGCGGAGGAAGACGAGGTTTTGGCCAAGTTCATAAGGAAAGAAGGAGAAGGACGGTGGCGGACGCTGCCCAAGCGAGCTGGGCTCCTGCGCTGCGGCAAGAGCTGCCGTCTCCGGTGGATGAACTACCTCCGCCCCTCCGTCAAGCGCGGACACATCGCCCCCGATGAGGAAGATCTCATTCTCCGTCTCCACCGTCTTCTCGGCAATCG GTGGTCTTTGATAGCAGGGAGAATTCCAGGGCGCACTGACAATGAGATAAAGAATTATTGGAACACTCACCTGAGCAAGAAGCTGATCAATCAAGGCATAGATCCCAGAACCCACAAGCCCTTCAACCAAACActcgatcatcatcatcatcaccatcagcAGCACCATCATGATCATCACAGCAATATTAATAAAGCTTCTTCTTCCTCTGCTCTTATTCCTCCTGCTATCCCTAATAAGATTCAAGCTCCATTTTTAAGCACAGTTCCtgaagagcaagaagaagagtTAGTAGCTCCTCCGAGTACCACTACCGAACATCTTCATCACCAAGATCACGAAGCAGCAGCTACAGCACAGATCATCAATGAAATTACCAACAAGGAAAATAATAATGGATACAATATTAGCTTTGATGATCTACTagttggtggtggtggtggtggtggtcatCATGATCATGATGACAACAATGGTGATTTATACAATCATGTTGGGTACGAGAACTTTGGATTGAGAATGATTAAAAGTAGTACTAATGATCATCACCTTGTTAATATTATGGGAAATGAAGATCATCAGGAGAAtcataacaacaacaataataataacaacaataatcataatcataatcataatcatgagGATATGAACTACTGCTCTGATGATGTACTCTTCTCTTCGTTCCTGAACTCGATTATCAATGAAGATGCTTTTCTCTCTGGTCATCACCATgatcatcatcaacaacaacaacaaccagttCTTCTGCCTaatcatcatcttcatcatcaagATCCTTTGCTCTTTCCGGTGATTAACAACAACTCTTCATCCAACGGTTTCTGCTTTGATCAACCAAAGTGA
- the LOC133781520 gene encoding peptidyl-tRNA hydrolase, mitochondrial gives MLSRLSRRSFCTAGGPRPWLFVGLGNPGDKYKGTRHNVGFEMIDTFAQSQGIEMNTVHCKAIFGQGFVGDTPVFLAKPQTYMNLIGESSGPLAAYYKLPLNRVLVFHDDMNLPCGVLRLHDKGGHGCHNGMKSVIYHFRGNKEFPRLRIGIGRPPGQMDPKAFLLQRFSLTAQERIDTALREGVDILNVLLSKGLSESARRFNTEQKYKHIRLQTLPA, from the exons ATGCTTAGCAGGTTAAGTAGGCGGTCTTTTTGCACTGCTGGTGGTCCAAGACCATGGCTTTTTGTGGGTTTGGGAAACCCAGGCGATAAATATAAAGGAACTAGACACAAT GTGGGGTTTGAGATGATCGATACCTTTGCTCAATCACAAGGCATTGAAATGAACACAGTTCATTGTAAAGCTATTTTTGGACAGG gttttgttggtgATACTCCTGTTTTCCTTGCAAAGCCTCAAACTTATATGAATCTGATTGGTGAATCT TCAGGACCACTTGCAGCATACTATAAACTACCTCTGAATCGTGTGCTTGTG TTTCATGATGACATGAATTTACCATGTGGAGTTCTTCGTCTGCACGATAAGGGAGGTCATGGATGCCACAATGG GATGAAGAGTGTGATCTATCACTTTAGAGGAAACAAAGAATTTCCTCGGCTAAGAATAG GTATCGGGAGGCCACCTGGTCAAATGGATCCTAAAGCATTCTTACTACAAAGATTCAGCTTAACAGCTCAAGAACGA ATCGACACCGCGTTGCGAGAAGGAGTTGATATATTGAATGTTCTACTATCCAAAGGCTTGTCAGAGAGTGCGAGAAGGTTTAACACAGAGCAAAAGTACAAGCATATAAGATTGCAGACACTGCCCGCATGA